One genomic window of Catenulispora sp. EB89 includes the following:
- a CDS encoding DUF6879 family protein — protein MVIPPAHVGISVNLAAGEEVCWLPRRLASDLALPGSDFWLIDARGVRFSLFNGDGDLAKPQYTEDPARAKLCADAFEAVWGLAIPHGEFVI, from the coding sequence GTGGTGATCCCCCCCGCGCACGTGGGGATCTCCGTCAACCTCGCGGCCGGCGAGGAAGTGTGCTGGCTGCCGAGGCGACTGGCTTCGGATCTCGCGTTGCCGGGGAGCGACTTCTGGTTGATCGACGCCCGAGGCGTCCGGTTCAGCTTGTTCAATGGGGATGGAGATCTCGCGAAGCCTCAATACACGGAAGATCCTGCGAGGGCGAAGCTGTGTGCCGATGCGTTCGAGGCCGTTTGGGGACTCGCTATTCCACATGGCGAGTTCGTCATCTGA
- a CDS encoding polymorphic toxin type 30 domain-containing protein encodes MESVQALAKEFGDFSHDVERAWSSLNSFGGDATALSWVGQTADAFKAAFGPLPGRLQKLYVSYGEASDALSAYWTKMQAAQNKADAALRQGQDAEADVSRATGVANNAAADLKTAQSGTDPKAATDAQTTHDHAQKALADAKGRLATLAAQARQAHDDLDAAGKECAKALHHAQSDGIHNKHWWQHVGEALSDIGGKIAEWSGEVGQIAAILAPVLNGIAILTVEVPGLDVVTASLAGADDLIAETAPEVTAAGLAIKATGDGLQGHWDDLAHDAAYLGASRLGGKGGGSDEEGLPPGVMAAQDESSAAEAAANNPIPRAPGGGFDLNGRDPSELVPPYARQRPWTPAAPGQGAEEGTEWVWKERDADGNEVGPTIRLRIHSADPTAPAGSNAANGPIFRVQHGAKYQDADGNLYPQGIHNPDSPNYSEDAINDTHIPWPLILTLPW; translated from the coding sequence GTGGAATCGGTACAGGCCCTGGCAAAGGAATTCGGGGACTTCTCGCACGATGTCGAGCGTGCTTGGTCGTCGCTGAACTCGTTCGGTGGCGACGCCACCGCACTGTCATGGGTGGGGCAGACCGCAGACGCCTTCAAAGCCGCTTTCGGTCCCCTGCCGGGGCGCTTGCAAAAGCTGTACGTTTCCTATGGTGAGGCCTCCGATGCCTTGTCTGCGTACTGGACCAAGATGCAGGCCGCGCAGAACAAGGCCGACGCCGCACTCCGCCAAGGCCAAGATGCCGAGGCTGACGTCAGCCGTGCCACCGGCGTTGCGAACAACGCGGCGGCGGACCTGAAGACCGCACAGTCCGGCACCGACCCGAAAGCCGCCACAGACGCCCAAACCACTCACGACCACGCCCAGAAGGCACTGGCCGACGCCAAAGGCCGGTTGGCGACCCTCGCGGCTCAGGCCCGGCAAGCTCACGATGATCTCGACGCGGCCGGCAAGGAATGCGCCAAGGCACTGCACCACGCCCAGTCCGACGGCATCCACAACAAGCACTGGTGGCAGCACGTCGGTGAAGCCCTGTCCGACATCGGCGGCAAGATTGCCGAATGGTCCGGCGAGGTCGGCCAGATTGCCGCCATCCTCGCCCCCGTCCTCAACGGCATCGCCATCCTCACCGTCGAGGTGCCCGGATTGGACGTAGTCACCGCCAGCCTCGCCGGCGCCGACGACCTCATCGCGGAGACAGCCCCCGAAGTCACCGCGGCCGGACTCGCCATCAAGGCCACCGGCGACGGACTCCAAGGCCACTGGGACGACCTCGCTCACGACGCGGCGTACCTCGGCGCCTCTCGCCTAGGCGGCAAGGGCGGCGGGAGCGACGAGGAAGGGCTCCCGCCGGGAGTGATGGCGGCCCAGGACGAGAGCAGCGCCGCAGAGGCCGCCGCCAATAATCCGATTCCACGGGCTCCCGGCGGCGGGTTTGACTTGAACGGCCGCGATCCGAGCGAGCTCGTCCCGCCCTACGCACGGCAGCGTCCCTGGACGCCCGCAGCACCAGGTCAAGGCGCTGAAGAAGGCACCGAATGGGTGTGGAAGGAACGCGACGCAGACGGCAATGAGGTCGGCCCGACGATCCGTCTCCGCATCCACAGTGCGGACCCGACCGCACCTGCTGGCTCGAACGCCGCGAACGGCCCGATTTTTCGTGTCCAGCACGGGGCGAAGTATCAGGATGCCGACGGCAACCTGTATCCGCAGGGAATCCACAACCCGGACAGCCCGAACTACAGTGAGGATGCGATCAACGACACCCACATACCCTGGCCGTTGATTCTCACGTTGCCTTGGTGA
- a CDS encoding DNA adenine methylase, whose translation MADAQPAPLRDHAWPAGAVLQNPASLSDTKLFGFSVISPLRYPGAKRQLVPVIETLIAGNIPPPKLLVEPFCGGATTTLRLLGSGAVEHGILADVDPLVAAFWQTAAFDSAWLVTAMRELTITVAEWDRWRATEPSTARDRALKCLFLNRTTFSGILHGQAGPIGGRAQESDYKIDCRFGFDGLERRIKGIADLAATGRLLDVWECDWRESLTRVGDRYGELEEDEIIFYFDPPYVEKAPFLYDWSFKSDEHTQLAKALKELTYRWLLSYDDTASVRELYGPSHDQAVLHVSHRYTAAGSEKRTVRDELLVTNLKTIPESDRYRMIVDGDDSANDEPRL comes from the coding sequence ATGGCTGATGCTCAGCCGGCGCCGCTGCGCGATCACGCCTGGCCTGCTGGCGCGGTCCTGCAGAATCCAGCCTCACTAAGCGATACGAAGTTGTTCGGCTTCTCTGTGATTAGTCCGCTGCGTTACCCGGGAGCCAAGCGACAACTGGTTCCGGTGATCGAAACGCTCATCGCAGGAAACATTCCGCCACCGAAGCTGTTGGTTGAGCCCTTCTGCGGGGGAGCGACAACAACCCTACGGCTCCTGGGATCTGGAGCAGTTGAACATGGAATCCTGGCGGATGTAGACCCGTTGGTCGCCGCCTTCTGGCAGACTGCAGCATTCGATTCGGCCTGGCTAGTCACAGCCATGCGCGAGCTCACTATCACTGTGGCCGAGTGGGACCGCTGGCGAGCAACCGAACCGAGCACCGCGCGCGACCGTGCGCTCAAGTGTCTCTTCCTGAATCGCACGACTTTCTCAGGGATCTTACACGGACAGGCCGGCCCAATCGGCGGAAGAGCACAGGAGTCCGACTACAAGATCGACTGCCGCTTCGGTTTCGATGGACTTGAGCGACGGATAAAGGGGATTGCGGATCTCGCTGCAACCGGACGCTTGCTGGACGTCTGGGAGTGCGACTGGCGGGAATCGCTGACACGAGTGGGAGACCGCTACGGCGAGCTCGAAGAGGACGAGATCATCTTTTACTTCGACCCGCCGTACGTCGAAAAGGCACCGTTTCTCTACGACTGGTCGTTCAAAAGCGACGAACACACGCAGCTCGCGAAGGCGCTTAAGGAGCTCACGTATCGGTGGCTGTTGTCATACGACGACACGGCGAGCGTCCGTGAACTCTACGGTCCTAGTCACGATCAAGCTGTTCTACACGTATCGCATCGCTATACGGCAGCTGGGTCCGAGAAGCGGACAGTACGAGATGAACTACTTGTCACCAACCTGAAGACCATCCCCGAATCTGACCGCTATCGCATGATCGTTGACGGCGACGACTCCGCCAACGACGAACCCCGACTCTGA
- a CDS encoding ABC-three component system protein — MRDGVVVCGGKMGDAAEPVGATAGPVFVGIPEPKTASMVLLAPPMKSAPSLTPQQHLYFYSDQDWEEFTLEWVRALSDPYVLVTRMGGAGDRGADVAACLTDEGTNGDWHCYQCKHYEAALQPADVWPEIMKILVAKVHGTYALPTRYVFVAPKIGPTLVRLLANPASLKANFFKAWAKADSPVGSALRAEDRAAVEALAQVTDFSMFKAVDMEWILKLHADTPHHSRRFPAPLSPRPAIELPPQEEAAHEAVYIQKLLAAYNEKYGLALVALNDAREHLKTKGHLKRQREAFYSAESLRVFARDSVPLETFSAIESDLYDAVVEVEERDYSHGFERLDAVLEAAVNHQPNTGNILYPVITVSDRKGLCHHLANDGRLTWCKGDEDVS, encoded by the coding sequence ATGCGCGACGGCGTAGTTGTGTGTGGGGGGAAAATGGGCGACGCGGCCGAACCGGTAGGTGCCACAGCCGGGCCGGTCTTTGTGGGCATCCCCGAGCCGAAGACCGCGTCGATGGTGTTGCTCGCGCCGCCGATGAAAAGTGCACCATCGCTGACACCCCAACAGCACCTGTACTTCTACTCCGACCAAGACTGGGAGGAGTTCACGCTCGAGTGGGTGCGCGCCCTGAGTGACCCATACGTCCTGGTGACACGAATGGGCGGTGCGGGCGATCGTGGTGCCGATGTAGCAGCATGCCTGACGGATGAGGGAACAAACGGCGACTGGCACTGCTACCAGTGTAAACACTACGAGGCTGCTCTACAGCCAGCTGATGTCTGGCCTGAGATCATGAAGATCTTGGTTGCCAAAGTGCATGGAACATACGCCCTGCCTACTCGCTATGTATTCGTGGCACCAAAGATCGGGCCGACGCTCGTGCGCTTGCTAGCGAACCCAGCGAGCCTGAAGGCCAACTTCTTCAAGGCCTGGGCGAAAGCAGACTCGCCAGTTGGGTCCGCGCTACGCGCGGAGGATCGTGCGGCTGTCGAAGCCTTGGCACAGGTAACAGACTTCTCCATGTTCAAAGCCGTTGACATGGAATGGATTTTGAAACTCCATGCAGACACACCACATCATTCGCGACGCTTTCCGGCGCCTCTCAGCCCACGACCCGCAATCGAATTACCTCCCCAGGAAGAGGCTGCACACGAGGCAGTTTACATTCAGAAGCTGTTAGCGGCCTACAACGAAAAGTACGGTTTGGCCCTCGTAGCGCTCAATGACGCACGGGAGCACTTGAAAACCAAAGGTCACCTAAAGAGGCAACGTGAAGCCTTTTACAGTGCTGAATCGCTGAGAGTGTTCGCACGCGACAGCGTCCCGCTAGAGACATTCTCCGCAATCGAGTCGGATCTGTACGACGCCGTCGTTGAAGTCGAGGAGCGCGACTACAGCCATGGCTTTGAACGCCTTGATGCCGTGCTTGAAGCAGCGGTGAACCATCAACCTAACACGGGAAACATTCTCTATCCAGTCATCACCGTCTCGGACAGAAAAGGTCTGTGCCATCACCTGGCTAATGACGGTAGACTGACGTGGTGCAAAGGTGACGAGGACGTGTCATGA
- a CDS encoding ATP-binding protein, which produces MSALSGMAQAAMAGSNPLVGLLDGAKRLGGVYHLDYDSAIVITDDFIKREAGGIPRNGFLLAAATVPTKETNAPLDEDEVILLRVRGTAPLPNEAEIVATRLAAIRTADVRQERPEAVIDNLTSSQIEMSAFDCEVLGTFYGETVARKPYVQWGGDIDNVYSGARYFVYVPSPEALSRIASYPERTEEEVEKNLTPDMIQLGVVRFSSTKRRSTDAKMDSVPVRVRVTDFISRKTAVLGMTRVGKSNTNKTLCTAVFEHAAKTGQPIGQLIFDPQGEYANVNDQDRTGLRLLGIGSDLVHIYKMLPDAGDPQEFPLAVNFFETDELPLVWELLIGALADQNTAYANAFKTARILDPSRDDYPVGKAGEEEYRSVLADAQRGQLAFYATLAKANFGAPKTGFRQVFKMAKALREAFEQERPNLVQVVDAQRGLCAVSSPAAARSLVAWISERIADTERGIATVDVSTWQRCDPFTSIRTVFDATIGTTVLNRIKTLSDYHDPQSKGDLADRVWEDLVAGRMVIIDLSIGSEEVTKMLSERLVFRLISKANARFRKNETAVPIQIVVEEAHNLFDRAQAGKSTVRDDPWVRLAKEAAKYSMGLIYATQEVTSIDRRILSNTSNWIVAHLNSDNETRELSHYYDFGVFAQSLRKVEDRGYARMKTFSGKYIVPTQIAKFDHAMINRARDAAKLPPIEVPPQS; this is translated from the coding sequence ATGAGCGCGCTCTCAGGCATGGCGCAGGCTGCGATGGCCGGTAGCAATCCGCTAGTCGGGCTTCTCGATGGCGCTAAGCGGCTCGGTGGGGTTTACCACCTGGACTACGACAGCGCGATCGTCATCACAGACGACTTCATCAAGCGCGAAGCAGGCGGCATCCCCCGTAATGGCTTCCTCCTTGCCGCGGCGACGGTTCCTACCAAGGAGACCAACGCGCCCCTGGACGAAGACGAAGTCATCCTCCTGCGCGTTCGAGGCACAGCTCCCCTTCCCAACGAGGCTGAAATCGTCGCCACCAGGCTCGCTGCCATCCGCACCGCGGATGTTCGTCAGGAACGACCTGAGGCTGTCATCGATAATCTGACATCAAGCCAAATAGAGATGTCAGCATTCGACTGCGAGGTACTGGGTACGTTTTATGGTGAGACGGTTGCGCGCAAGCCCTACGTACAGTGGGGTGGCGACATCGACAACGTCTACTCGGGGGCTCGCTACTTTGTCTACGTCCCCTCCCCCGAAGCACTCTCCCGGATCGCCTCATATCCTGAACGGACCGAGGAGGAGGTTGAGAAGAACCTCACTCCCGACATGATCCAGCTAGGTGTTGTCCGATTCTCTTCGACAAAGCGCAGATCGACCGATGCCAAGATGGATTCGGTTCCTGTAAGGGTTCGGGTCACCGACTTCATCTCCAGAAAGACTGCCGTACTCGGCATGACACGAGTGGGAAAGTCGAATACTAATAAGACCTTGTGCACTGCCGTCTTCGAGCATGCAGCAAAAACGGGACAACCAATAGGGCAGCTTATCTTTGACCCGCAGGGTGAGTACGCGAACGTCAACGATCAAGACAGAACCGGCCTGCGCTTGTTGGGGATCGGCTCAGATCTGGTCCACATCTATAAGATGCTTCCTGATGCAGGAGACCCGCAGGAGTTTCCGCTCGCGGTAAACTTCTTCGAAACGGATGAGCTTCCTCTTGTATGGGAACTGCTCATCGGAGCCCTCGCTGACCAAAACACAGCGTACGCAAACGCCTTCAAAACGGCACGCATATTAGACCCTAGCCGCGATGACTATCCGGTCGGCAAGGCCGGCGAGGAAGAATATCGCAGCGTCCTTGCGGATGCGCAACGAGGCCAGCTTGCCTTCTACGCCACTCTAGCGAAGGCGAACTTTGGTGCACCAAAGACGGGCTTTCGCCAGGTCTTCAAGATGGCCAAAGCGTTGCGCGAGGCGTTTGAGCAGGAAAGACCCAACCTCGTACAAGTCGTGGATGCGCAGAGAGGGTTGTGTGCCGTCAGCTCGCCGGCTGCCGCAAGATCCCTCGTCGCATGGATCTCCGAACGCATTGCCGACACCGAGCGAGGTATTGCGACGGTTGACGTATCGACGTGGCAGAGGTGCGATCCCTTCACATCCATTCGGACCGTGTTCGATGCGACAATCGGAACCACAGTACTGAACAGGATAAAAACTCTTAGCGACTATCATGACCCTCAGAGCAAGGGTGACCTAGCTGATCGAGTGTGGGAAGATCTGGTGGCTGGGCGAATGGTCATCATCGATCTCTCGATCGGATCCGAAGAGGTCACCAAGATGTTGTCCGAACGCCTCGTCTTCCGACTCATCTCGAAGGCCAATGCGCGCTTTCGCAAGAACGAGACTGCCGTGCCCATTCAGATCGTTGTCGAAGAGGCGCATAATCTGTTCGACCGAGCCCAAGCCGGGAAGTCTACCGTGCGGGATGACCCCTGGGTCAGGCTTGCGAAAGAAGCGGCAAAGTACAGTATGGGCCTTATCTATGCCACACAAGAGGTAACCAGCATCGATCGCAGAATTCTGTCGAACACATCGAACTGGATTGTGGCACACCTGAACTCCGACAACGAAACGCGTGAACTGTCGCACTACTACGACTTCGGGGTCTTCGCGCAGTCGCTCAGGAAGGTAGAGGACCGCGGGTACGCTCGGATGAAGACGTTCTCTGGAAAGTATATCGTTCCAACACAGATCGCCAAGTTTGACCACGCAATGATCAACCGCGCGCGGGATGCCGCGAAGCTTCCGCCCATTGAGGTTCCGCCGCAGAGCTAG
- a CDS encoding tetratricopeptide repeat protein, which translates to MSGTASDVVQARDVSGGIHFHQSEGASLPIPRQLPAGIRDFTGRTTDLLALDALIPTEASDVAVGRPGAVVISAIEGAAGIGKTTLAIHWAHQVRHRFPDGTLYANLRGYGPGQPAAASEVLDGFLRALGVPPGRIPAALDEQAGLYRSLLDARRVLVVLDNASSPEQIRLLLPAGAGCLALITSRSTMTGLIVAQGATRISLDLLPFDEAVVMLRGIVGDQRADAEPQALSDIVHACARLPLALRIAGARAIARPRTPLANLRGALLDQRRRLDTLSMTGDEATAVRAVFAWSYHALPSGQARLFRSLGLHPGIEIDVYAAAALVGSSTDGVHEGLEALADVHLIEPASPDRYELHDLLRAYGLEQAEREDAQANRADALSRLLGFYLHAADAADRTVMIRMRASTDSVPAPRYLPTFDTALTAMEWFEREYANLTAASRCAAEEGLHALAWQLPAALNGLFDYAGRCTDWLAACESALSAARVLGDRRAEQYTLCSLVGVLRELHRPEEAVETAEAALDIAGQNRDRFGELLALHVNGEAYQSAKRFDDAADSHRRALEVSRELADPWSEAIALYRLGLMHQELGHLDEALDCHQKAREIFRKVGDHAREGWVLCGLGDVYLALDRLDLAAVQHCKALDIARRLGYPRLRAEALDGLGRNLHHAGNFQGAREHWLQAMEIFEQLGSPRADDVHTHLQA; encoded by the coding sequence ATGTCAGGCACCGCCTCGGACGTGGTGCAGGCTCGCGACGTCAGCGGGGGGATCCATTTCCACCAGTCGGAAGGCGCTTCTTTGCCGATCCCGCGCCAACTGCCAGCGGGGATTCGTGACTTTACAGGGCGCACGACCGACCTACTCGCCTTGGACGCCCTGATACCGACTGAAGCCAGTGACGTGGCGGTAGGCCGGCCCGGCGCTGTGGTGATCTCTGCGATCGAGGGCGCCGCAGGGATCGGCAAGACCACGCTGGCAATTCATTGGGCGCACCAGGTGCGCCACCGTTTCCCCGACGGAACGTTGTATGCGAACTTGCGCGGCTATGGCCCGGGCCAGCCCGCAGCAGCCAGCGAGGTGCTTGACGGGTTCCTGCGTGCCCTCGGCGTCCCACCGGGACGGATCCCCGCAGCGTTGGACGAGCAGGCAGGGCTCTACCGCTCACTGCTGGATGCGCGACGAGTGCTCGTGGTGCTGGACAACGCGAGCAGTCCGGAGCAGATACGACTGCTGCTGCCGGCCGGAGCCGGCTGCCTAGCCCTGATCACCAGCCGGTCGACCATGACCGGGCTGATCGTCGCCCAAGGTGCGACACGGATCAGCCTCGATCTGCTGCCGTTCGACGAAGCGGTAGTCATGTTGAGGGGCATCGTCGGAGATCAACGCGCCGACGCCGAGCCGCAGGCGTTGTCCGACATCGTCCACGCCTGCGCCCGGCTGCCCCTGGCTTTGCGGATCGCCGGCGCACGTGCGATCGCCCGTCCCCGCACGCCTCTGGCAAATCTGCGGGGCGCGCTGCTGGATCAGAGGCGGCGCCTGGATACGCTAAGCATGACCGGGGATGAGGCGACAGCAGTCCGAGCGGTGTTTGCCTGGTCCTATCACGCACTGCCTTCCGGCCAAGCTCGGCTGTTCCGGAGTCTGGGGCTGCACCCAGGTATAGAAATTGACGTCTATGCAGCAGCCGCCCTGGTCGGATCATCAACAGACGGAGTCCATGAGGGCCTGGAAGCCCTGGCAGATGTGCATCTGATCGAACCAGCGTCGCCGGATCGCTATGAGTTGCACGACCTACTGCGCGCCTACGGGCTGGAACAAGCCGAACGCGAAGACGCCCAAGCCAACCGAGCCGACGCGCTAAGCCGGCTGCTCGGCTTCTATCTCCACGCGGCCGATGCCGCTGACCGTACCGTGATGATTCGTATGCGAGCCTCGACCGACTCGGTCCCGGCCCCCCGCTACCTACCGACTTTCGATACGGCACTCACCGCGATGGAATGGTTCGAACGCGAGTATGCGAACCTTACTGCCGCCAGCCGCTGCGCCGCGGAAGAAGGCCTACACGCCCTGGCCTGGCAGCTACCCGCCGCTCTCAACGGCCTGTTCGACTATGCCGGCCGCTGCACCGATTGGCTCGCTGCATGCGAGAGTGCCTTATCTGCCGCACGGGTTTTGGGGGACCGCCGGGCCGAGCAGTACACGTTGTGCAGCCTAGTCGGGGTGCTGCGTGAGCTACATCGGCCGGAGGAGGCTGTCGAGACCGCGGAGGCAGCCCTCGACATCGCCGGGCAAAACCGAGATCGATTCGGGGAGTTGCTGGCATTGCACGTCAACGGCGAGGCTTACCAAAGCGCGAAGCGATTCGATGATGCCGCCGACTCTCACCGCCGGGCACTTGAGGTCTCCCGAGAACTCGCTGATCCCTGGTCCGAAGCCATCGCCCTGTACAGGCTGGGCCTGATGCACCAAGAGCTGGGACATCTGGATGAGGCGCTCGACTGCCATCAGAAGGCCAGAGAGATCTTCCGCAAGGTCGGCGACCACGCCCGTGAGGGCTGGGTGCTTTGTGGACTTGGCGACGTATATCTAGCGCTCGACCGACTCGACTTGGCTGCCGTTCAACACTGCAAGGCGTTGGATATCGCCCGTCGTCTCGGATATCCGAGGCTGCGGGCCGAAGCACTCGATGGCCTGGGCCGAAACCTGCACCACGCAGGCAATTTCCAGGGCGCCAGGGAGCACTGGCTGCAGGCGATGGAGATATTCGAGCAGCTTGGTAGCCCACGAGCAGACGACGTACACACGCACCTTCAGGCTTGA
- a CDS encoding ABC-three component system middle component 2 has translation MNPLNSPIEVGIRALVLLSECFPRPLDVAQLVYLDHAVLHSGDLDGGPSSLHPDLPIGPGELGMRRRSMEQGLLVLLRAGLAVMATSDEGFAYQATEESSSFLNLLEAPYVGSLKQRAAWLMTVYLREMTDVRQGMRQITERWVNGLDAGARLGGEDGEQCVHLR, from the coding sequence ATGAACCCTCTCAATAGTCCTATCGAGGTCGGCATCCGGGCGCTGGTCTTGCTGTCCGAATGCTTTCCTCGTCCGTTGGATGTAGCGCAACTCGTATACCTCGATCATGCGGTCCTCCACAGCGGAGACCTGGACGGCGGACCATCGAGCCTGCATCCAGATCTGCCGATTGGCCCCGGAGAGTTAGGCATGCGACGTCGGTCAATGGAACAAGGGCTACTCGTACTCCTGCGTGCCGGCCTTGCCGTGATGGCTACAAGTGACGAGGGATTTGCGTACCAAGCCACTGAAGAATCTTCAAGCTTCCTGAACCTCCTAGAGGCTCCTTATGTAGGCTCGCTTAAACAGCGCGCTGCATGGTTGATGACGGTATACCTGCGGGAAATGACAGACGTGCGGCAAGGGATGCGTCAGATTACAGAGCGCTGGGTGAATGGTTTAGATGCGGGAGCGCGACTCGGAGGAGAGGACGGCGAGCAGTGCGTCCACTTACGTTGA